A DNA window from Tachysurus vachellii isolate PV-2020 chromosome 20, HZAU_Pvac_v1, whole genome shotgun sequence contains the following coding sequences:
- the pip5k1ba gene encoding phosphatidylinositol-4-phosphate 5-kinase, type I, beta a isoform X2 produces the protein MSAAEESGGRKPQKSRDKNHKKPTAEAVKGAIQLGIAYTVGNLTSKPDRDVLMQDFYVVESVFFPSEGSNLTPGHHYPDFRFKIYAPLAFRYFRELFGIKPDDYLYSMCNDPLIELSNPGASSSWFYVTSDDEFIIKTVQHKEAEFLQKLLPGYYMNLNQNPRTLLPKFYGLYCIQCGGVNIRLVVMNNVLPRCVNMHYKYDLKGSTYKRRASRKERAKSSPTFKDLDFQDMHSEGLYFDTDTYNALIKTLQRDCRVLESFKIMDYSLLLGIHVLDMKLRDRGGRGDSKRQGGQKVLYSTALESIQGGGKPVEPRPTSDDDDTMGGIPAKHKDEKLLIFLGIIDILQSYRFIKKVEHSWKALVHDGDTVSVHRPGFYADRFLKFMGGTVFKKINSLRGASSRRKRSSVQLVRSASHEVLSPIKEERTEERKAQSLENLDDNDFILFVKPDIIPSSTDLHTAVSSATVISVSSSEDLNQFTEDDNISRGVCGNSSSTLALDDSVVRSESSHSSTSDSALDVYL, from the exons at GTCTGCAGCAGAAGAGAGCGGAGGTAGAAAACCTCAGAAGAGTCGAGACAAGAATCACAAAAAG CCCACAGCTGAGGCAGTGAAAGGAGCCATTCAGCTGGGCATTGCCTACACTGTGGGGAACCTGACCTCCAAACCAGACCGAGATGTTCTCATGCAAGACTTTTATGTGGTGGAGAGTGTCTTTTTCCCCAG TGAAGGCAGTAATCTGACCCCAGGACATCACTACCCAGACTTCCGCTTTAAAATCTACGCTCCACTGGCCTTCCGCTATTTCAGAGAACTGTTTGGTATCAAACCTGATGACTATCTG TATTCCATGTGTAATGATCCCCTGATTGAGCTTTCGAACCCAGGGGCAAGCAGCTCATGGTTTTATGTAACCAGTGATGATGAGTTTATCATCAAAACAGTGCAGCACAAAGAAGCGGAGTTTCTGCAGAAGCTGCTTCCAGGATATTACATG aACCTGAACCAGAACCCGAGGACGCTGCTGCCAAAATTTTATGGTCTTTACTGTATTCAGTGTGGGGGAGTGAATATCAGGCTGGTGGTGATGAACAATGTTCTGCCTCGTTGTGTAAACATGCACTACAAATACGACCTGAAAGGTTCCACATACAAACGCAGAGCCTCACGTAAAGAACGTGCCAAGTCCTCACCCACCTTCAAAGACTTGGACTTCCAGGACATGCACTCAGAAGGGCTTTACtttgacacagacacatacaacgCACTGATAAAGACGCTACAGCGAGACTGTCGG GTGCTGGAGAGTTTTAAGATCATGGACTACAGCCTGCTGTTGGGAATCCATGTGTTGGACATGAagctgagagacagaggaggaCGAGGAGACAGTAAGCGACAGGGAGGACAAAAAGTGCTTTACTCCACTGCTCTCGAGTCCATCCAGGGAGGAGGCAAACCTGTAGAGCCACGCCCCACTAGTGATGATGACGACAC AATGGGTGGAATTCCTGCAAAACACAAAGATGAGAAGCTGCTCATATTTTTGGGAATCATTGATATCCTGCAGtcatacag aTTTATTAAGAAAGTGGAACACTCGTGGAAAGCTCTTGTACATGATGGT gaCACAGTGTCAGTCCACAGGCCAGGTTTCTATGCAGACAGATTTTTGAAGTTTATGGGAGGAACAGTGTTTAAGAAGATTAACT CCCTACGAGGTGCTTCCTCTCGAAGAAAACGAAGCTCTGTCCAGCTGGTGAGATCTGCATCACATGAAGTTCTGTCTCCGATTAAAGAGGAGAGAACTGAGGAGAGAAAAGCACAGAGTCTGGAGAACCTCGATGATAACG ATTTCATCTTGTTTGTGAAACCCGACATCATTCCGAGCTCCACAGATCTGCACACAGCTGTTTCTTCTGCGACCGTGATCTCCGTCTCCTCATCAGAAGATTTAAATCAATTCACGGAGGACGACAACATCAGCAG aggtgtgtgtggtaaTTCCAGCTCCACTCTGGCTCTGGATGACTCAGTGGTCAGGTCTGAATCTTCACACAGCAGTACGTCAGATTCAGCTCTGGATGTTTATCTG TGA
- the LOC132863071 gene encoding uncharacterized protein KIAA1958 isoform X3, with product MGDCLHTSADSLSKLVKWAHSHGTICTLIPSLKHLLTEGAHGHLTALWGCSAGHAYHWPLTSSCKTAHKDRLCYERSSRGISTESLMQGAASMQSSSTQRFHSSAAKTSKGDSNQTQDSYDFSNCSEPSEMDDNTEEHLFDIVCESSATDEEGDSEPRVTPRKRSSKGPSSDDSTDPGTKKIKQERAEDYYTVANAQAASEGAPSSSISQSPKPTSQIRPSSRTSAPHNPQLLEDRDLLGVSSSPPENSSSSATKHMHTPISGSQSRTHMNSHMIPANNQSTSSLSQPGRSDMVEVLPNGDFSLPFEDPSGVVHPEMDILAAQSLSVEPKGDTGCLSSEEPFWPSTSELCPNAESHSEERKQLEDYITSVDPVTLRNLQAVISRVLRFHEQTHVQVHSPPRPGEQELFPGSGLFLPPYKLACIHQESRQDSMRLFHLLFEHFFTEEDLIGAVAFGKRGKVPDGKKILDRRKVDGIISYVLRCSTLDGWTPVESAKLKKACINKCRLRIGQRKKLAQGPYLFHKSGPSYI from the exons ATGGGGGACTGTTTACACACGTCAGCTGACAGCTTGTCTAAACTGGTGAAATGGGCACACAGTCACGGAACGATCTGCACACTCATCCCAAGCTTGAAGCACTTGTTGACGGAGGGAGCTCATGGACACCTGACAGCACTGTGGGGTTGCAGCGCCGGCCATGCTTACCACTGGCCCTTAACCTCCTCCTGTAAAACAGCACACAAGGATCGACTGTGTTATGAGCGCAGCAGTCGAGGGATCAGTACAGAATCTCTGATGCAGGGAGCAGCGTCCATGCAGAGCAGCTCGACACAGAGGTTCCACAGCAGCGCAGCCAAAACAAGCAAAGGTGACTCGAACCAGACCCAAGACTCATACGACTTCTCCAATTGCAGCGAGCCATCTGAGATGGATGATAACACAGAGGAGCACCTATTCGACATCGTTTGCGAGTCCTCCGCCACCGATGAAGAGGGTGATTCAGAGCCCAGGGTCACGCCCAGAAAGCGAAGCTCTAAGGGCCCAAGCTCGGATGACTCTACCGATCCAGGCACAAAGAAAATCAAGCAAGAGCGAGCTGAAGACTATTACACGGTGGCTAATGCACAAGCTGCCTCAGAGGGTGCTCCATCATCCAGCATCTCCCAGTCACCCAAACCAACCTCTCAGATCAGACCTTCATCCAGAACTTCAGCACCACACAATCCACAGCTACTGGAGGACAGAGATCTGTTGGGCGTGTCCTCCTCACCACCGGAGAACTCCTCCTCATCTGCGaccaaacacatgcacacgccGATTAGTGGCTCACAAAGCAGAACACACATGAACTCACACATGATCCCTGCGAACAACCAGAGCACATCATCTCTGAGCCAACCAGGAAGGAGTGACATGGTGGAAGTGCTTCCTAACGGGGATTTCAGCCTGCCGTTTGAGGATCCCTCGGGTGTAGTGCACCCTGAAATGGACATTTTAGCAGCACAGAGTCTCAGTGTCGAGCCCAAAGGTGACACAG GATGTCTCAGCTCGGAGGAACCGTTCTGGCCGTCCACGTCGGAGCTCTGTCCCAATGCTGAGAGTCATTCAGAAGAGAGGAAGCAGCTGGAGGACTACATCACCAGCGTAG ATCCTGTAACATTACGGAACCTCCAAGCTGTCATCTCCCGGGTTCTCAGGTTCCACGAGCAGACCCATGTGCAGGTTCACAGCCCTCCTCGTCCAGGAGAACAGGAGCTGTTTCCAGGTTCTGGACTCTTCCTCCCTCCGTATAAACTGGCCTGTATCCACCAGGAGTCTCGTCAGGACAGCATGAGGCTCTTCCACCTGCTGTTCGAACACTTCTTCACCGAGGAGGACCTCATCGGAGCCGTGGCTTTCGGAAAAAGGGGCAAAGTGCCGGATGGGAAAAAAATCCTGGACAGAAGAAAAGTTGATGGGATTATAT CGTACGTTCTGCGGTGTTCCACACTGGACGGATGGACGCCAGTGGAATCTGCGAAGCTGAAGAAAGCGTGCATCAACAAGTGCAGACTGAGAATCGGCCAGAGGAAGAAGTTAGCTCAGGGGCCGTATCTGTTCCACAAGTCTGGACCGTCGTATATCTGA
- the pip5k1ba gene encoding phosphatidylinositol-4-phosphate 5-kinase, type I, beta a isoform X1, giving the protein MKLKSVIFRMSAAEESGGRKPQKSRDKNHKKPTAEAVKGAIQLGIAYTVGNLTSKPDRDVLMQDFYVVESVFFPSEGSNLTPGHHYPDFRFKIYAPLAFRYFRELFGIKPDDYLYSMCNDPLIELSNPGASSSWFYVTSDDEFIIKTVQHKEAEFLQKLLPGYYMNLNQNPRTLLPKFYGLYCIQCGGVNIRLVVMNNVLPRCVNMHYKYDLKGSTYKRRASRKERAKSSPTFKDLDFQDMHSEGLYFDTDTYNALIKTLQRDCRVLESFKIMDYSLLLGIHVLDMKLRDRGGRGDSKRQGGQKVLYSTALESIQGGGKPVEPRPTSDDDDTMGGIPAKHKDEKLLIFLGIIDILQSYRFIKKVEHSWKALVHDGDTVSVHRPGFYADRFLKFMGGTVFKKINSLRGASSRRKRSSVQLVRSASHEVLSPIKEERTEERKAQSLENLDDNDFILFVKPDIIPSSTDLHTAVSSATVISVSSSEDLNQFTEDDNISRGVCGNSSSTLALDDSVVRSESSHSSTSDSALDVYL; this is encoded by the exons atgaaattaaaaagcgTCATTTTCCGG ATGTCTGCAGCAGAAGAGAGCGGAGGTAGAAAACCTCAGAAGAGTCGAGACAAGAATCACAAAAAG CCCACAGCTGAGGCAGTGAAAGGAGCCATTCAGCTGGGCATTGCCTACACTGTGGGGAACCTGACCTCCAAACCAGACCGAGATGTTCTCATGCAAGACTTTTATGTGGTGGAGAGTGTCTTTTTCCCCAG TGAAGGCAGTAATCTGACCCCAGGACATCACTACCCAGACTTCCGCTTTAAAATCTACGCTCCACTGGCCTTCCGCTATTTCAGAGAACTGTTTGGTATCAAACCTGATGACTATCTG TATTCCATGTGTAATGATCCCCTGATTGAGCTTTCGAACCCAGGGGCAAGCAGCTCATGGTTTTATGTAACCAGTGATGATGAGTTTATCATCAAAACAGTGCAGCACAAAGAAGCGGAGTTTCTGCAGAAGCTGCTTCCAGGATATTACATG aACCTGAACCAGAACCCGAGGACGCTGCTGCCAAAATTTTATGGTCTTTACTGTATTCAGTGTGGGGGAGTGAATATCAGGCTGGTGGTGATGAACAATGTTCTGCCTCGTTGTGTAAACATGCACTACAAATACGACCTGAAAGGTTCCACATACAAACGCAGAGCCTCACGTAAAGAACGTGCCAAGTCCTCACCCACCTTCAAAGACTTGGACTTCCAGGACATGCACTCAGAAGGGCTTTACtttgacacagacacatacaacgCACTGATAAAGACGCTACAGCGAGACTGTCGG GTGCTGGAGAGTTTTAAGATCATGGACTACAGCCTGCTGTTGGGAATCCATGTGTTGGACATGAagctgagagacagaggaggaCGAGGAGACAGTAAGCGACAGGGAGGACAAAAAGTGCTTTACTCCACTGCTCTCGAGTCCATCCAGGGAGGAGGCAAACCTGTAGAGCCACGCCCCACTAGTGATGATGACGACAC AATGGGTGGAATTCCTGCAAAACACAAAGATGAGAAGCTGCTCATATTTTTGGGAATCATTGATATCCTGCAGtcatacag aTTTATTAAGAAAGTGGAACACTCGTGGAAAGCTCTTGTACATGATGGT gaCACAGTGTCAGTCCACAGGCCAGGTTTCTATGCAGACAGATTTTTGAAGTTTATGGGAGGAACAGTGTTTAAGAAGATTAACT CCCTACGAGGTGCTTCCTCTCGAAGAAAACGAAGCTCTGTCCAGCTGGTGAGATCTGCATCACATGAAGTTCTGTCTCCGATTAAAGAGGAGAGAACTGAGGAGAGAAAAGCACAGAGTCTGGAGAACCTCGATGATAACG ATTTCATCTTGTTTGTGAAACCCGACATCATTCCGAGCTCCACAGATCTGCACACAGCTGTTTCTTCTGCGACCGTGATCTCCGTCTCCTCATCAGAAGATTTAAATCAATTCACGGAGGACGACAACATCAGCAG aggtgtgtgtggtaaTTCCAGCTCCACTCTGGCTCTGGATGACTCAGTGGTCAGGTCTGAATCTTCACACAGCAGTACGTCAGATTCAGCTCTGGATGTTTATCTG TGA
- the LOC132863071 gene encoding uncharacterized protein KIAA1958 isoform X2, with product MGDCLHTSADSLSKLVKWAHSHGTICTLIPSLKHLLTEGAHGHLTALWGCSAGHAYHWPLTSSCKTAHKDRLCYERSSRGISTESLMQGAASMQSSSTQRFHSSAAKTSKGDSNQTQDSYDFSNCSEPSEMDDNTEEHLFDIVCESSATDEEGDSEPRVTPRKRSSKGPSSDDSTDPGTKKIKQERAEDYYTVANAQAASEGAPSSSISQSPKPTSQIRPSSRTSAPHNPQLLEDRDLLGVSSSPPENSSSSATKHMHTPISGSQSRTHMNSHMIPANNQSTSSLSQPGRSDMVEVLPNGDFSLPFEDPSGVVHPEMDILAAQSLSVEPKGDTGWEEDSVMVLNASQGCLSSEEPFWPSTSELCPNAESHSEERKQLEDYITSVDPVTLRNLQAVISRVLRFHEQTHVQVHSPPRPGEQELFPGSGLFLPPYKLACIHQESRQDSMRLFHLLFEHFFTEEDLIGAVAFGKRGKVPDGKKILDRRKVDGIISYVLRCSTLDGWTPVESAKLKKACINKCRLRIGQRKKLAQGPYLFHKSGPSYI from the exons ATGGGGGACTGTTTACACACGTCAGCTGACAGCTTGTCTAAACTGGTGAAATGGGCACACAGTCACGGAACGATCTGCACACTCATCCCAAGCTTGAAGCACTTGTTGACGGAGGGAGCTCATGGACACCTGACAGCACTGTGGGGTTGCAGCGCCGGCCATGCTTACCACTGGCCCTTAACCTCCTCCTGTAAAACAGCACACAAGGATCGACTGTGTTATGAGCGCAGCAGTCGAGGGATCAGTACAGAATCTCTGATGCAGGGAGCAGCGTCCATGCAGAGCAGCTCGACACAGAGGTTCCACAGCAGCGCAGCCAAAACAAGCAAAGGTGACTCGAACCAGACCCAAGACTCATACGACTTCTCCAATTGCAGCGAGCCATCTGAGATGGATGATAACACAGAGGAGCACCTATTCGACATCGTTTGCGAGTCCTCCGCCACCGATGAAGAGGGTGATTCAGAGCCCAGGGTCACGCCCAGAAAGCGAAGCTCTAAGGGCCCAAGCTCGGATGACTCTACCGATCCAGGCACAAAGAAAATCAAGCAAGAGCGAGCTGAAGACTATTACACGGTGGCTAATGCACAAGCTGCCTCAGAGGGTGCTCCATCATCCAGCATCTCCCAGTCACCCAAACCAACCTCTCAGATCAGACCTTCATCCAGAACTTCAGCACCACACAATCCACAGCTACTGGAGGACAGAGATCTGTTGGGCGTGTCCTCCTCACCACCGGAGAACTCCTCCTCATCTGCGaccaaacacatgcacacgccGATTAGTGGCTCACAAAGCAGAACACACATGAACTCACACATGATCCCTGCGAACAACCAGAGCACATCATCTCTGAGCCAACCAGGAAGGAGTGACATGGTGGAAGTGCTTCCTAACGGGGATTTCAGCCTGCCGTTTGAGGATCCCTCGGGTGTAGTGCACCCTGAAATGGACATTTTAGCAGCACAGAGTCTCAGTGTCGAGCCCAAAGGTGACACAG GTTGGGAAGAAGACAGCGTAATGGTCCTGAATGCCTCTCAGG GATGTCTCAGCTCGGAGGAACCGTTCTGGCCGTCCACGTCGGAGCTCTGTCCCAATGCTGAGAGTCATTCAGAAGAGAGGAAGCAGCTGGAGGACTACATCACCAGCGTAG ATCCTGTAACATTACGGAACCTCCAAGCTGTCATCTCCCGGGTTCTCAGGTTCCACGAGCAGACCCATGTGCAGGTTCACAGCCCTCCTCGTCCAGGAGAACAGGAGCTGTTTCCAGGTTCTGGACTCTTCCTCCCTCCGTATAAACTGGCCTGTATCCACCAGGAGTCTCGTCAGGACAGCATGAGGCTCTTCCACCTGCTGTTCGAACACTTCTTCACCGAGGAGGACCTCATCGGAGCCGTGGCTTTCGGAAAAAGGGGCAAAGTGCCGGATGGGAAAAAAATCCTGGACAGAAGAAAAGTTGATGGGATTATAT CGTACGTTCTGCGGTGTTCCACACTGGACGGATGGACGCCAGTGGAATCTGCGAAGCTGAAGAAAGCGTGCATCAACAAGTGCAGACTGAGAATCGGCCAGAGGAAGAAGTTAGCTCAGGGGCCGTATCTGTTCCACAAGTCTGGACCGTCGTATATCTGA
- the pip5k1ba gene encoding phosphatidylinositol-4-phosphate 5-kinase, type I, beta a isoform X3 yields the protein MSAAEESGGRKPQKSRDKNHKKPTAEAVKGAIQLGIAYTVGNLTSKPDRDVLMQDFYVVESVFFPSEGSNLTPGHHYPDFRFKIYAPLAFRYFRELFGIKPDDYLYSMCNDPLIELSNPGASSSWFYVTSDDEFIIKTVQHKEAEFLQKLLPGYYMNLNQNPRTLLPKFYGLYCIQCGGVNIRLVVMNNVLPRCVNMHYKYDLKGSTYKRRASRKERAKSSPTFKDLDFQDMHSEGLYFDTDTYNALIKTLQRDCRVLESFKIMDYSLLLGIHVLDMKLRDRGGRGDSKRQGGQKVLYSTALESIQGGGKPVEPRPTSDDDDTMGGIPAKHKDEKLLIFLGIIDILQSYRFIKKVEHSWKALVHDGDTVSVHRPGFYADRFLKFMGGTVFKKINSLRGASSRRKRSSVQLVRSASHEVLSPIKEERTEERKAQSLENLDDNDFILFVKPDIIPSSTDLHTAVSSATVISVSSSEDLNQFTEDDNISRGVCGNSSSTLALDDSVVRSESSHSSTSDSALDVYL from the exons ATGTCTGCAGCAGAAGAGAGCGGAGGTAGAAAACCTCAGAAGAGTCGAGACAAGAATCACAAAAAG CCCACAGCTGAGGCAGTGAAAGGAGCCATTCAGCTGGGCATTGCCTACACTGTGGGGAACCTGACCTCCAAACCAGACCGAGATGTTCTCATGCAAGACTTTTATGTGGTGGAGAGTGTCTTTTTCCCCAG TGAAGGCAGTAATCTGACCCCAGGACATCACTACCCAGACTTCCGCTTTAAAATCTACGCTCCACTGGCCTTCCGCTATTTCAGAGAACTGTTTGGTATCAAACCTGATGACTATCTG TATTCCATGTGTAATGATCCCCTGATTGAGCTTTCGAACCCAGGGGCAAGCAGCTCATGGTTTTATGTAACCAGTGATGATGAGTTTATCATCAAAACAGTGCAGCACAAAGAAGCGGAGTTTCTGCAGAAGCTGCTTCCAGGATATTACATG aACCTGAACCAGAACCCGAGGACGCTGCTGCCAAAATTTTATGGTCTTTACTGTATTCAGTGTGGGGGAGTGAATATCAGGCTGGTGGTGATGAACAATGTTCTGCCTCGTTGTGTAAACATGCACTACAAATACGACCTGAAAGGTTCCACATACAAACGCAGAGCCTCACGTAAAGAACGTGCCAAGTCCTCACCCACCTTCAAAGACTTGGACTTCCAGGACATGCACTCAGAAGGGCTTTACtttgacacagacacatacaacgCACTGATAAAGACGCTACAGCGAGACTGTCGG GTGCTGGAGAGTTTTAAGATCATGGACTACAGCCTGCTGTTGGGAATCCATGTGTTGGACATGAagctgagagacagaggaggaCGAGGAGACAGTAAGCGACAGGGAGGACAAAAAGTGCTTTACTCCACTGCTCTCGAGTCCATCCAGGGAGGAGGCAAACCTGTAGAGCCACGCCCCACTAGTGATGATGACGACAC AATGGGTGGAATTCCTGCAAAACACAAAGATGAGAAGCTGCTCATATTTTTGGGAATCATTGATATCCTGCAGtcatacag aTTTATTAAGAAAGTGGAACACTCGTGGAAAGCTCTTGTACATGATGGT gaCACAGTGTCAGTCCACAGGCCAGGTTTCTATGCAGACAGATTTTTGAAGTTTATGGGAGGAACAGTGTTTAAGAAGATTAACT CCCTACGAGGTGCTTCCTCTCGAAGAAAACGAAGCTCTGTCCAGCTGGTGAGATCTGCATCACATGAAGTTCTGTCTCCGATTAAAGAGGAGAGAACTGAGGAGAGAAAAGCACAGAGTCTGGAGAACCTCGATGATAACG ATTTCATCTTGTTTGTGAAACCCGACATCATTCCGAGCTCCACAGATCTGCACACAGCTGTTTCTTCTGCGACCGTGATCTCCGTCTCCTCATCAGAAGATTTAAATCAATTCACGGAGGACGACAACATCAGCAG aggtgtgtgtggtaaTTCCAGCTCCACTCTGGCTCTGGATGACTCAGTGGTCAGGTCTGAATCTTCACACAGCAGTACGTCAGATTCAGCTCTGGATGTTTATCTG TGA